One region of Nothobranchius furzeri strain GRZ-AD chromosome 16, NfurGRZ-RIMD1, whole genome shotgun sequence genomic DNA includes:
- the LOC107387257 gene encoding piggyBac transposable element-derived protein 4 isoform X3 gives MEEDEEKPQSLILQIKPEENGKEESQTSISAEQMISETVGETNERREPACISDPYNNLQPNTDEDYPESSEIDLESSHFVTKKRTRRLKVDVLTMLQDISAENSDGGQIEEFEDDEVSDPTFSPDSSSSSSDYDEPEKRPRLQAAGESRLANNPVSSEPSVDGPAVTASLDSCHSETAKDGTVWTPVEPKATGGRFQSQNIHTEKEGLTPYSCHNIRDPLTAFVCLVDRVMLQDICDCTIAEAHRCGEKKWELSIAELRAFIALLLARGVHNRRDTGVEGLWSKEWGVPFFTSTMSRNRFRDIMRFLRFDQKHTRCTRLSNDKFALVRNVWDRLIQNSLASFKPGAEITIYEQLFPTKSRCPFTQFMPKKTFKFGIKFWLAVDVDTKYIFNGYPYLGKDPSHPTTQRLGEDVVLTLMEPVLGEGRNVTTDGIFTSLHLAHTLLEKNTSLLGIITKNKISLPLSVHQKAHIYDTKVMLSERATLTIYQRKERKSVCILSTMHKSVEITEGPKKKPSTVQYYNRTRKAVDILDKTLQQFSSRAATRRWPVAVFYNILDIAALNAWVLYRSCVDSKITRRAFILELCQELRVEHVLCSSIPISSSLPTVLITGKRRSCTIRRKCAKNKTSKTCVKCLQPVCGQCTVRAYSVCMNCE, from the exons ATggaagaagatgaagagaaaccACAGTCCTTAATCCTTCAAATTAAACCTGAAGAAAATGGAAAGGAAGAAAGTCAGACCAGCATCTCAGCTGAACAGATGATCTCAGAGACTGTCGGAGAGACGAATGAAAGACGAGAACCGGCCTGCATCTCAGACCCATATAATAACTTGCAGCCAAATACTGATGAAGATTATCCAGAATCCTCTGAAATTGAT CTAGAGTCTTCACATTTTGTCACGAAGAAACGGACAAGAAGATTGAAAGTTGATGTTTTGACAATGCTCCAGGACATTAGCGCAGAAAACTCTGACGGAGGTCAAATAGAAGAATTTGAGGACGATGAAGTCAGTGACCCGACATTTAGTCCtgattcttcttcttcatcatctgacTATGATGAGCCAGAAAAGAGGCCCAGGCTTCAAGCGGCTGGAGAGAGTCGACTCGCCAACAATCCTGTATCATCAGAGCCATCGGTGGATGGTCCAGCAG TTACTGCTTCCTTGGATTCTTGCCACAGTGAGACAGCCAAAGATGGAACTGTGTGGACCCCTGTGGAGCCTAAAGCAACAGGAGGGAGGTTCCAGTCACAAAATATACATACAGAGAAAGAAGGTCTAACTCCATATTCATGCCACAATATTAGAGACCCTCTAACTGCATTTGTGTGTCTCGTGGATCGTGTCATGCTGCAAGACATCTGTGACTGTACCATTGCAGAAGCTCATCGGTGTGGAGAGAAAAAATGGGAGCTGAGCATTGCTGAACTGAGAGCCTTTATAGCGCTTCTTTTAGCCAGAGGTGTGCATAACAGGAGGGACACGGGTGTGGAAGGTTTATGGTCAAAAGAATGGGGTGTTCCCTTTTTCACCTCCACTATGTCAAGGAACCGCTTCAGGGATATCATGCGCTTCCTGCGGTTTGACCAAAAACACACACGGTGCACTCGCTTGTCCAATGACAAATTTGCCCTGGTGCGCAACGTGTGGGACCGGCTTATTCAAAACAGCTTAGCCTCTTTTAAACCAGGAGCAGAAATAACTATTTACGAGCAGCTGTTCCCCACTAAGTCACGCTGCCCTTTTACACAGTTCATGCCCAAAAAAACGTTCAAATTCGGCATTAAATTCTGGCTTGCTGTGGACGTGGACACAAAATACATTTTCAATGGGTATCCCTATTTGGGAAAGGATCCGAGCCACCCTACCACACAGAGACTTGGGGAAGATGTAGTTCTGACACTGATGGAGCCTGTTCTTGGGGAGGGGAGAAATGTGACCACTGACGGCATCTTTACATCCCTCCACCTGGCACACACACTCCTGGAAAAAAACACCAGCTTGTTGGGTATCATCACCAAAAACAAAATATCACTTCCCCTCTCTGTGCACCAGAAAGCGCACATTTATGACACTAAAGTGATGCTTAGCGAAAGGGCAACTCTGACAATTTATCAACGAAAAGAGAGGAAAAGTGTGTGCATTCTCAGCACCATGCACAAATCCGTAGAGATCACTGAGGGGCCGAAAAAAAAACCAAGCACTGTCCAATATTACAACAGGACACGGAAGGCAgtggatatcctggacaagactCTTCAACAGTTTTCATCAAGAGCAGCAACCAGAAGATGGCCTGTCGCGGTGTTCTACAACATCCTGGACATTGCTGCTTTGAATGCATGGGTTCTGTATCGGAGCTGCGTCGATTCCAAAATAACCAGACGAGCGTTCATCCTGGAGCTCTGCCAGGAGCTGAGGGTTGAACATGTCCTCTGTTCATCAATCCCCATCTCATCAAGCCTGCCAACTGTACTCATCACAGGAAAAAGGAGAAGCTGCACAATCAGGCGAAAATGTGCAAAAAACAAAACCTCAAAGACATGTGTCAAGTGCCTGCAGCCAGTGTGTGGACAATGTACAGTCAGAGCATACAGCGTGTGCATGAACTGTGAGTAG
- the LOC107387257 gene encoding piggyBac transposable element-derived protein 4 isoform X4 produces the protein MKDENRPASQTHIITCSQILMKIIQNPLKLIALFSCQLESSHFVTKKRTRRLKVDVLTMLQDISAENSDGGQIEEFEDDEVSDPTFSPDSSSSSSDYDEPEKRPRLQAAGESRLANNPVSSEPSVDGPAVTASLDSCHSETAKDGTVWTPVEPKATGGRFQSQNIHTEKEGLTPYSCHNIRDPLTAFVCLVDRVMLQDICDCTIAEAHRCGEKKWELSIAELRAFIALLLARGVHNRRDTGVEGLWSKEWGVPFFTSTMSRNRFRDIMRFLRFDQKHTRCTRLSNDKFALVRNVWDRLIQNSLASFKPGAEITIYEQLFPTKSRCPFTQFMPKKTFKFGIKFWLAVDVDTKYIFNGYPYLGKDPSHPTTQRLGEDVVLTLMEPVLGEGRNVTTDGIFTSLHLAHTLLEKNTSLLGIITKNKISLPLSVHQKAHIYDTKVMLSERATLTIYQRKERKSVCILSTMHKSVEITEGPKKKPSTVQYYNRTRKAVDILDKTLQQFSSRAATRRWPVAVFYNILDIAALNAWVLYRSCVDSKITRRAFILELCQELRVEHVLCSSIPISSSLPTVLITGKRRSCTIRRKCAKNKTSKTCVKCLQPVCGQCTVRAYSVCMNCE, from the exons ATGAAAGACGAGAACCGGCCTGCATCTCAGACCCATATAATAACTTGCAGCCAAATACTGATGAAGATTATCCAGAATCCTCTGAAATTGAT AGCACTGTTTTCTTGTCAGCTAGAGTCTTCACATTTTGTCACGAAGAAACGGACAAGAAGATTGAAAGTTGATGTTTTGACAATGCTCCAGGACATTAGCGCAGAAAACTCTGACGGAGGTCAAATAGAAGAATTTGAGGACGATGAAGTCAGTGACCCGACATTTAGTCCtgattcttcttcttcatcatctgacTATGATGAGCCAGAAAAGAGGCCCAGGCTTCAAGCGGCTGGAGAGAGTCGACTCGCCAACAATCCTGTATCATCAGAGCCATCGGTGGATGGTCCAGCAG TTACTGCTTCCTTGGATTCTTGCCACAGTGAGACAGCCAAAGATGGAACTGTGTGGACCCCTGTGGAGCCTAAAGCAACAGGAGGGAGGTTCCAGTCACAAAATATACATACAGAGAAAGAAGGTCTAACTCCATATTCATGCCACAATATTAGAGACCCTCTAACTGCATTTGTGTGTCTCGTGGATCGTGTCATGCTGCAAGACATCTGTGACTGTACCATTGCAGAAGCTCATCGGTGTGGAGAGAAAAAATGGGAGCTGAGCATTGCTGAACTGAGAGCCTTTATAGCGCTTCTTTTAGCCAGAGGTGTGCATAACAGGAGGGACACGGGTGTGGAAGGTTTATGGTCAAAAGAATGGGGTGTTCCCTTTTTCACCTCCACTATGTCAAGGAACCGCTTCAGGGATATCATGCGCTTCCTGCGGTTTGACCAAAAACACACACGGTGCACTCGCTTGTCCAATGACAAATTTGCCCTGGTGCGCAACGTGTGGGACCGGCTTATTCAAAACAGCTTAGCCTCTTTTAAACCAGGAGCAGAAATAACTATTTACGAGCAGCTGTTCCCCACTAAGTCACGCTGCCCTTTTACACAGTTCATGCCCAAAAAAACGTTCAAATTCGGCATTAAATTCTGGCTTGCTGTGGACGTGGACACAAAATACATTTTCAATGGGTATCCCTATTTGGGAAAGGATCCGAGCCACCCTACCACACAGAGACTTGGGGAAGATGTAGTTCTGACACTGATGGAGCCTGTTCTTGGGGAGGGGAGAAATGTGACCACTGACGGCATCTTTACATCCCTCCACCTGGCACACACACTCCTGGAAAAAAACACCAGCTTGTTGGGTATCATCACCAAAAACAAAATATCACTTCCCCTCTCTGTGCACCAGAAAGCGCACATTTATGACACTAAAGTGATGCTTAGCGAAAGGGCAACTCTGACAATTTATCAACGAAAAGAGAGGAAAAGTGTGTGCATTCTCAGCACCATGCACAAATCCGTAGAGATCACTGAGGGGCCGAAAAAAAAACCAAGCACTGTCCAATATTACAACAGGACACGGAAGGCAgtggatatcctggacaagactCTTCAACAGTTTTCATCAAGAGCAGCAACCAGAAGATGGCCTGTCGCGGTGTTCTACAACATCCTGGACATTGCTGCTTTGAATGCATGGGTTCTGTATCGGAGCTGCGTCGATTCCAAAATAACCAGACGAGCGTTCATCCTGGAGCTCTGCCAGGAGCTGAGGGTTGAACATGTCCTCTGTTCATCAATCCCCATCTCATCAAGCCTGCCAACTGTACTCATCACAGGAAAAAGGAGAAGCTGCACAATCAGGCGAAAATGTGCAAAAAACAAAACCTCAAAGACATGTGTCAAGTGCCTGCAGCCAGTGTGTGGACAATGTACAGTCAGAGCATACAGCGTGTGCATGAACTGTGAGTAG
- the LOC107387257 gene encoding uncharacterized protein isoform X1, whose product MSQMVNLHSEDPSEFVLVPVASEQDETEDQKGFISPNIEEVPWSSTVSEHDPEAVHIKAEEDKLRFSFTAEIVKMEEDEEKPQSLILQIKPEENGKEESQTSISAEQMISETVGETNERREPACISDPYNNLQPNTDEDYPESSEIDLESSHFVTKKRTRRLKVDVLTMLQDISAENSDGGQIEEFEDDEVSDPTFSPDSSSSSSDYDEPEKRPRLQAAGESRLANNPVSSEPSVDGPAVTASLDSCHSETAKDGTVWTPVEPKATGGRFQSQNIHTEKEGLTPYSCHNIRDPLTAFVCLVDRVMLQDICDCTIAEAHRCGEKKWELSIAELRAFIALLLARGVHNRRDTGVEGLWSKEWGVPFFTSTMSRNRFRDIMRFLRFDQKHTRCTRLSNDKFALVRNVWDRLIQNSLASFKPGAEITIYEQLFPTKSRCPFTQFMPKKTFKFGIKFWLAVDVDTKYIFNGYPYLGKDPSHPTTQRLGEDVVLTLMEPVLGEGRNVTTDGIFTSLHLAHTLLEKNTSLLGIITKNKISLPLSVHQKAHIYDTKVMLSERATLTIYQRKERKSVCILSTMHKSVEITEGPKKKPSTVQYYNRTRKAVDILDKTLQQFSSRAATRRWPVAVFYNILDIAALNAWVLYRSCVDSKITRRAFILELCQELRVEHVLCSSIPISSSLPTVLITGKRRSCTIRRKCAKNKTSKTCVKCLQPVCGQCTVRAYSVCMNCE is encoded by the exons ATGTCTCAGATGGTAAACCTTCATTCAGAAGATCCCAGTGAGTTTGTTTTGGTTCCTGTAGCATCAGAACAGGATGAGACAGAAGACCAGAAAGGTTTCA tttcaccCAATATAGAAGAGGTTCCCTGGAGCTCAACTGTAAGTGAGCATGATCCAGAGGCTGTGCACATAAAGGCTGAAGAGGACAAACTGAGGTTCTCATTCACTGCTGAAATTGTAAAGATggaagaagatgaagagaaaccACAGTCCTTAATCCTTCAAATTAAACCTGAAGAAAATGGAAAGGAAGAAAGTCAGACCAGCATCTCAGCTGAACAGATGATCTCAGAGACTGTCGGAGAGACGAATGAAAGACGAGAACCGGCCTGCATCTCAGACCCATATAATAACTTGCAGCCAAATACTGATGAAGATTATCCAGAATCCTCTGAAATTGAT CTAGAGTCTTCACATTTTGTCACGAAGAAACGGACAAGAAGATTGAAAGTTGATGTTTTGACAATGCTCCAGGACATTAGCGCAGAAAACTCTGACGGAGGTCAAATAGAAGAATTTGAGGACGATGAAGTCAGTGACCCGACATTTAGTCCtgattcttcttcttcatcatctgacTATGATGAGCCAGAAAAGAGGCCCAGGCTTCAAGCGGCTGGAGAGAGTCGACTCGCCAACAATCCTGTATCATCAGAGCCATCGGTGGATGGTCCAGCAG TTACTGCTTCCTTGGATTCTTGCCACAGTGAGACAGCCAAAGATGGAACTGTGTGGACCCCTGTGGAGCCTAAAGCAACAGGAGGGAGGTTCCAGTCACAAAATATACATACAGAGAAAGAAGGTCTAACTCCATATTCATGCCACAATATTAGAGACCCTCTAACTGCATTTGTGTGTCTCGTGGATCGTGTCATGCTGCAAGACATCTGTGACTGTACCATTGCAGAAGCTCATCGGTGTGGAGAGAAAAAATGGGAGCTGAGCATTGCTGAACTGAGAGCCTTTATAGCGCTTCTTTTAGCCAGAGGTGTGCATAACAGGAGGGACACGGGTGTGGAAGGTTTATGGTCAAAAGAATGGGGTGTTCCCTTTTTCACCTCCACTATGTCAAGGAACCGCTTCAGGGATATCATGCGCTTCCTGCGGTTTGACCAAAAACACACACGGTGCACTCGCTTGTCCAATGACAAATTTGCCCTGGTGCGCAACGTGTGGGACCGGCTTATTCAAAACAGCTTAGCCTCTTTTAAACCAGGAGCAGAAATAACTATTTACGAGCAGCTGTTCCCCACTAAGTCACGCTGCCCTTTTACACAGTTCATGCCCAAAAAAACGTTCAAATTCGGCATTAAATTCTGGCTTGCTGTGGACGTGGACACAAAATACATTTTCAATGGGTATCCCTATTTGGGAAAGGATCCGAGCCACCCTACCACACAGAGACTTGGGGAAGATGTAGTTCTGACACTGATGGAGCCTGTTCTTGGGGAGGGGAGAAATGTGACCACTGACGGCATCTTTACATCCCTCCACCTGGCACACACACTCCTGGAAAAAAACACCAGCTTGTTGGGTATCATCACCAAAAACAAAATATCACTTCCCCTCTCTGTGCACCAGAAAGCGCACATTTATGACACTAAAGTGATGCTTAGCGAAAGGGCAACTCTGACAATTTATCAACGAAAAGAGAGGAAAAGTGTGTGCATTCTCAGCACCATGCACAAATCCGTAGAGATCACTGAGGGGCCGAAAAAAAAACCAAGCACTGTCCAATATTACAACAGGACACGGAAGGCAgtggatatcctggacaagactCTTCAACAGTTTTCATCAAGAGCAGCAACCAGAAGATGGCCTGTCGCGGTGTTCTACAACATCCTGGACATTGCTGCTTTGAATGCATGGGTTCTGTATCGGAGCTGCGTCGATTCCAAAATAACCAGACGAGCGTTCATCCTGGAGCTCTGCCAGGAGCTGAGGGTTGAACATGTCCTCTGTTCATCAATCCCCATCTCATCAAGCCTGCCAACTGTACTCATCACAGGAAAAAGGAGAAGCTGCACAATCAGGCGAAAATGTGCAAAAAACAAAACCTCAAAGACATGTGTCAAGTGCCTGCAGCCAGTGTGTGGACAATGTACAGTCAGAGCATACAGCGTGTGCATGAACTGTGAGTAG
- the LOC107387257 gene encoding uncharacterized protein isoform X2: protein MSQMVNLHSEDPSEFVLVPVASEQDETEDQKGFISPNIEEVPWSSTVSEHDPEAVHIKAEEDKLRFSFTAEIVKMEEDEEKPQSLILQIKPEENGKEESQTSISAEQMISETVGETNERREPACISDPYNNLQPNTDEDYPESSEIDDISAENSDGGQIEEFEDDEVSDPTFSPDSSSSSSDYDEPEKRPRLQAAGESRLANNPVSSEPSVDGPAVTASLDSCHSETAKDGTVWTPVEPKATGGRFQSQNIHTEKEGLTPYSCHNIRDPLTAFVCLVDRVMLQDICDCTIAEAHRCGEKKWELSIAELRAFIALLLARGVHNRRDTGVEGLWSKEWGVPFFTSTMSRNRFRDIMRFLRFDQKHTRCTRLSNDKFALVRNVWDRLIQNSLASFKPGAEITIYEQLFPTKSRCPFTQFMPKKTFKFGIKFWLAVDVDTKYIFNGYPYLGKDPSHPTTQRLGEDVVLTLMEPVLGEGRNVTTDGIFTSLHLAHTLLEKNTSLLGIITKNKISLPLSVHQKAHIYDTKVMLSERATLTIYQRKERKSVCILSTMHKSVEITEGPKKKPSTVQYYNRTRKAVDILDKTLQQFSSRAATRRWPVAVFYNILDIAALNAWVLYRSCVDSKITRRAFILELCQELRVEHVLCSSIPISSSLPTVLITGKRRSCTIRRKCAKNKTSKTCVKCLQPVCGQCTVRAYSVCMNCE from the exons ATGTCTCAGATGGTAAACCTTCATTCAGAAGATCCCAGTGAGTTTGTTTTGGTTCCTGTAGCATCAGAACAGGATGAGACAGAAGACCAGAAAGGTTTCA tttcaccCAATATAGAAGAGGTTCCCTGGAGCTCAACTGTAAGTGAGCATGATCCAGAGGCTGTGCACATAAAGGCTGAAGAGGACAAACTGAGGTTCTCATTCACTGCTGAAATTGTAAAGATggaagaagatgaagagaaaccACAGTCCTTAATCCTTCAAATTAAACCTGAAGAAAATGGAAAGGAAGAAAGTCAGACCAGCATCTCAGCTGAACAGATGATCTCAGAGACTGTCGGAGAGACGAATGAAAGACGAGAACCGGCCTGCATCTCAGACCCATATAATAACTTGCAGCCAAATACTGATGAAGATTATCCAGAATCCTCTGAAATTGAT GACATTAGCGCAGAAAACTCTGACGGAGGTCAAATAGAAGAATTTGAGGACGATGAAGTCAGTGACCCGACATTTAGTCCtgattcttcttcttcatcatctgacTATGATGAGCCAGAAAAGAGGCCCAGGCTTCAAGCGGCTGGAGAGAGTCGACTCGCCAACAATCCTGTATCATCAGAGCCATCGGTGGATGGTCCAGCAG TTACTGCTTCCTTGGATTCTTGCCACAGTGAGACAGCCAAAGATGGAACTGTGTGGACCCCTGTGGAGCCTAAAGCAACAGGAGGGAGGTTCCAGTCACAAAATATACATACAGAGAAAGAAGGTCTAACTCCATATTCATGCCACAATATTAGAGACCCTCTAACTGCATTTGTGTGTCTCGTGGATCGTGTCATGCTGCAAGACATCTGTGACTGTACCATTGCAGAAGCTCATCGGTGTGGAGAGAAAAAATGGGAGCTGAGCATTGCTGAACTGAGAGCCTTTATAGCGCTTCTTTTAGCCAGAGGTGTGCATAACAGGAGGGACACGGGTGTGGAAGGTTTATGGTCAAAAGAATGGGGTGTTCCCTTTTTCACCTCCACTATGTCAAGGAACCGCTTCAGGGATATCATGCGCTTCCTGCGGTTTGACCAAAAACACACACGGTGCACTCGCTTGTCCAATGACAAATTTGCCCTGGTGCGCAACGTGTGGGACCGGCTTATTCAAAACAGCTTAGCCTCTTTTAAACCAGGAGCAGAAATAACTATTTACGAGCAGCTGTTCCCCACTAAGTCACGCTGCCCTTTTACACAGTTCATGCCCAAAAAAACGTTCAAATTCGGCATTAAATTCTGGCTTGCTGTGGACGTGGACACAAAATACATTTTCAATGGGTATCCCTATTTGGGAAAGGATCCGAGCCACCCTACCACACAGAGACTTGGGGAAGATGTAGTTCTGACACTGATGGAGCCTGTTCTTGGGGAGGGGAGAAATGTGACCACTGACGGCATCTTTACATCCCTCCACCTGGCACACACACTCCTGGAAAAAAACACCAGCTTGTTGGGTATCATCACCAAAAACAAAATATCACTTCCCCTCTCTGTGCACCAGAAAGCGCACATTTATGACACTAAAGTGATGCTTAGCGAAAGGGCAACTCTGACAATTTATCAACGAAAAGAGAGGAAAAGTGTGTGCATTCTCAGCACCATGCACAAATCCGTAGAGATCACTGAGGGGCCGAAAAAAAAACCAAGCACTGTCCAATATTACAACAGGACACGGAAGGCAgtggatatcctggacaagactCTTCAACAGTTTTCATCAAGAGCAGCAACCAGAAGATGGCCTGTCGCGGTGTTCTACAACATCCTGGACATTGCTGCTTTGAATGCATGGGTTCTGTATCGGAGCTGCGTCGATTCCAAAATAACCAGACGAGCGTTCATCCTGGAGCTCTGCCAGGAGCTGAGGGTTGAACATGTCCTCTGTTCATCAATCCCCATCTCATCAAGCCTGCCAACTGTACTCATCACAGGAAAAAGGAGAAGCTGCACAATCAGGCGAAAATGTGCAAAAAACAAAACCTCAAAGACATGTGTCAAGTGCCTGCAGCCAGTGTGTGGACAATGTACAGTCAGAGCATACAGCGTGTGCATGAACTGTGAGTAG